One Nostoc punctiforme PCC 73102 DNA window includes the following coding sequences:
- a CDS encoding MFS transporter translates to MSSRKQNSKPHNFEVAQHDPFAAFKFRDYRLFTIGRLVLFVGSQMQTVAIGWELYERTNSAIALGGVGLAQVLPMIILTLIAGDVADRRDRKVTMLLSVMLLALCSLALGVLSYTQGAIFLIYACLVLTGVARAFLKPASDALMWQLIPVSAFTNAATWNSSSFQLAAVIGPAFGGFGIALLGSATGVYLLAAIAALLCFILTLAIKQQKVIRKTEPISLKALSAGAKFVWQNQLILAAITLDMFAVLLGGAIALLPIFAKDILHVGPVELGYLQAAHSIGALTMAITLAYLPPLRKAGPALLWSVVGFGVVTIIFGLSRSFWLSMLMLILGGALDSISVVIRHTLVQIRTPDHLRGRVAAINSVFISASNELGGFESGLTAALFGPVISVVGGGIGTIVVVIATAMIWPGIRKLGALQEYK, encoded by the coding sequence ATGTCTTCGAGAAAACAGAACTCAAAGCCCCATAACTTTGAGGTTGCACAACACGATCCCTTTGCAGCCTTTAAGTTTCGAGACTATCGGCTATTTACCATTGGACGGCTGGTGCTGTTCGTGGGGTCGCAAATGCAAACTGTAGCTATCGGCTGGGAACTCTATGAGCGGACTAACTCAGCGATCGCTTTAGGTGGTGTAGGACTGGCACAAGTCCTACCAATGATTATTCTCACCTTAATTGCCGGAGATGTTGCCGATCGCCGCGATCGCAAAGTGACCATGTTACTCTCGGTAATGTTGCTAGCCCTCTGCTCCCTAGCTTTAGGGGTACTTTCCTATACTCAGGGTGCAATTTTTCTAATTTACGCCTGCTTAGTATTAACAGGTGTCGCTAGGGCATTCCTCAAACCTGCCAGTGATGCTCTGATGTGGCAGTTGATACCTGTCAGTGCTTTTACCAATGCAGCTACTTGGAATAGTAGTAGCTTTCAATTGGCTGCTGTTATTGGCCCAGCCTTTGGGGGATTCGGGATTGCGCTACTAGGAAGTGCTACAGGAGTTTATCTATTAGCAGCGATCGCAGCGTTACTGTGTTTTATTTTAACGCTGGCGATCAAACAGCAAAAAGTCATCCGTAAAACTGAGCCAATTTCACTCAAAGCGCTCTCAGCCGGTGCTAAGTTTGTTTGGCAGAATCAGTTAATTTTAGCAGCGATTACATTAGATATGTTTGCTGTATTGTTGGGTGGTGCGATCGCGCTTCTCCCCATTTTTGCCAAAGATATTTTACACGTGGGACCAGTGGAGTTGGGATATCTACAAGCAGCCCACTCCATCGGTGCTTTGACTATGGCTATCACCCTGGCGTATTTACCACCGTTACGCAAAGCAGGCCCAGCCTTATTGTGGTCAGTGGTTGGCTTTGGAGTTGTAACAATTATCTTTGGACTTTCTCGTTCCTTTTGGCTGTCTATGTTGATGCTGATCCTTGGTGGCGCACTAGATAGTATTAGCGTTGTGATTCGCCATACACTAGTTCAAATCAGAACACCCGATCATTTGCGTGGTCGGGTTGCTGCTATTAATAGCGTGTTTATTAGTGCCTCGAATGAGTTGGGGGGCTTTGAGTCCGGCTTGACTGCTGCTTTATTTGGCCCAGTGATTTCCGTTGTGGGTGGTGGAATTGGCACAATTGTAGTGGTGATTGCTACGGCAATGATTTGGCCAGGAATTCGTAAGTTAGGAGCTTTGCAAGAGTATAAATAA
- a CDS encoding ABC transporter permease, which translates to MTQQEPDVLLNGWVKAPPTVRVNLISAIKELVTKTLAIAELEIRKLRHDPTDLVVRAVQPALWLLIFGQVFSRTRAIPTGNLPYLDFISAGILAQSILFVAIFSGGMTLIWERDLGIVHKFLASPTPRVAMVLGKALACGVRCLSQVIFIYGLSFLLGVKLNLHPLAILQVLLLVIMGASSFCIFSLIIGCLVKSRERMTGIGQLLTMPLFFASNAIYPISLMPSWLKFISHLNPLTYLVDGLRSTMLLNGTSIYGFGLDCTILLLTLIILAILGGKLYPRVAM; encoded by the coding sequence GTGACACAGCAAGAACCAGACGTACTGCTCAACGGTTGGGTTAAAGCACCACCCACTGTCCGAGTAAATTTGATCTCTGCAATTAAAGAGCTAGTTACGAAAACCCTGGCGATCGCTGAATTGGAAATCCGTAAACTCCGCCACGATCCCACTGATTTAGTCGTTCGGGCTGTACAACCAGCTTTATGGCTGCTAATCTTTGGACAAGTTTTCTCCCGGACTCGCGCAATTCCAACAGGCAACTTACCCTATTTGGACTTCATTTCTGCTGGAATTTTGGCTCAGAGTATTTTGTTTGTGGCAATTTTTAGTGGTGGAATGACGCTAATCTGGGAGCGAGATTTAGGCATTGTTCATAAATTTTTAGCTAGTCCTACACCCCGTGTGGCGATGGTGCTGGGCAAAGCCCTAGCATGTGGGGTGAGGTGCTTATCTCAGGTAATATTCATTTACGGATTGTCATTTTTATTAGGTGTCAAACTAAATCTTCATCCCCTAGCTATTCTCCAAGTACTTCTGCTAGTCATAATGGGGGCGAGTTCCTTTTGTATTTTTTCATTAATTATTGGCTGTTTGGTGAAAAGCCGAGAAAGGATGACGGGTATTGGACAATTGTTAACCATGCCGTTATTTTTTGCTAGCAATGCCATCTATCCAATCTCGTTGATGCCCAGTTGGTTAAAGTTCATTTCCCATTTAAATCCGTTGACTTATCTGGTTGACGGCTTACGCAGCACCATGTTGTTAAACGGCACTAGCATCTATGGCTTTGGTCTGGATTGTACAATTCTCTTATTAACATTAATAATTTTGGCCATCCTTGGTGGAAAACTTTATCCACGGGTGGCCATGTAA
- a CDS encoding ABC transporter ATP-binding protein: MTILTGKINRSQSPSEPKPLILETQGLTRRFGKLTAVNNLSISVEQGEVFGLLGPNGAGKSTVLKMLTTLLPISAGKATLAGYDVTRQPNPVRRAIGYVPQALSADGSLTGYENLLIFAKLYGIPAKGRDRRIYEILEYMGLQDAAKRLVRNYSGGMIRKLEIGISVLHQPQILFLDEPTVGLDPIARTQVWQLVLQLCADYGTTIFLTTHFLEEADSLCNRVAIMQQGEVVTTGTPTDLKASLDNPNATLDDVFIHYTGDQLTSGVNYRDTARTRRTAQRLG, translated from the coding sequence GTGACAATACTGACGGGCAAAATAAATCGATCGCAATCTCCTAGCGAACCAAAACCGTTGATTCTGGAAACTCAGGGACTCACTCGCCGTTTTGGGAAGTTAACCGCAGTTAATAACCTAAGCATATCTGTGGAACAAGGCGAAGTGTTTGGATTGCTTGGCCCCAATGGTGCAGGGAAAAGTACAGTTCTTAAGATGTTGACAACCTTGCTGCCTATCAGTGCAGGGAAAGCAACCTTAGCTGGCTATGACGTGACTCGTCAACCCAATCCTGTGAGACGGGCTATCGGCTATGTACCCCAGGCGCTCTCTGCTGATGGTAGTCTCACGGGTTACGAAAATCTCTTAATCTTCGCGAAGCTGTATGGAATACCTGCCAAAGGACGCGATCGCCGCATCTATGAAATTCTAGAATATATGGGTTTGCAAGATGCGGCGAAACGCTTGGTACGAAACTACTCTGGTGGGATGATCCGCAAGCTGGAAATCGGCATATCAGTTCTACATCAACCCCAAATTTTGTTTCTTGATGAGCCGACTGTCGGACTAGATCCTATCGCTCGAACTCAAGTATGGCAGCTTGTATTACAACTCTGTGCTGATTACGGCACAACTATATTTTTAACAACCCACTTTTTAGAAGAAGCGGATAGCTTATGTAACCGAGTGGCGATTATGCAGCAAGGTGAAGTCGTTACTACAGGTACACCAACCGACTTAAAAGCTTCTTTAGATAATCCAAATGCAACTTTGGATGATGTCTTTATTCACTATACAGGCGACCAGCTAACATCAGGAGTCAACTACCGTGACACAGCAAGAACCAGACGTACTGCTCAACGGTTGGGTTAA
- a CDS encoding MarR family winged helix-turn-helix transcriptional regulator, producing MTLDKPNQGATSEECAARVMETVPLVMRFIRADMRAHSAAFLSIPQLRSLAFINRNPGASLSDLAEHLGVTSATASATIERLVQRDFVKRIAHPQERRRVLLNLTEDGKHHLKQSQDQTRAHITDLLKGLSEDQISNIEEGLTLLKNVFEKTELKAP from the coding sequence ATGACCTTGGATAAACCTAATCAAGGTGCAACTTCCGAAGAATGTGCCGCTAGAGTAATGGAAACAGTTCCATTAGTGATGCGGTTTATCCGAGCGGATATGCGTGCCCATAGTGCCGCTTTTTTATCTATACCTCAGTTGCGATCGCTAGCATTTATCAACCGCAATCCTGGGGCTTCATTATCTGACTTGGCAGAGCATTTAGGTGTCACCTCTGCCACGGCATCAGCAACCATAGAACGCTTGGTACAACGCGACTTCGTGAAACGGATTGCTCATCCTCAAGAGCGGCGGCGGGTGCTGCTCAATTTAACTGAAGATGGAAAACATCATCTCAAGCAATCCCAAGATCAAACTCGCGCTCATATTACCGACTTGTTGAAAGGTCTTTCAGAAGACCAAATTTCCAACATTGAAGAAGGCTTAACTCTACTAAAAAATGTCTTCGAGAAAACAGAACTCAAAGCCCCATAA